In Risungbinella massiliensis, the genomic stretch ATTTTGTTCCCATACTAGCAACTGCTAAATAACGCAGACCTAAATCAGTAGAATTCGCTCTTCTTCTCCAGCTTCAAGTTTTGATTATTGAAACAACACCATATATTACGGAAAGCCTTTGCATTCTGATTTTTCTTTTGAGACTTCACTTCCCGAATGGTTTGATTCACAACAGCAGAAGGAAATGGTTTATCTGAAAACTCCTTGAAGATCGTACTTGTTGCTTTATTGACTTCTGGTTGCAACAAGAGCCAATTACCAAAGTCTGTATTGATCTCTGTCATTCGTTGATACATTTGCTGTTTGGCTCCCGTTGGATTATGTAGCTCTAAACGCAGTGTGATCGTTGGCATGCACTCACCCCCTTGTTTTTTGTGCTTCCACATAACGTTTAATGGTATCACTGGATACATTTCCTGCTGTGCTAACAAAGAAAGAACGTGTCCAAAGACTTTGCAGATGAGACAAATGTTTAAATTCTTGTCTCAGTCGCCTAGAAGTCACTCCTTTCACTCTTGCCATAACATCCGAGGGAGAATCAGTGGGGAGACAGTTCAAGAACACCTGACAATGATCAGGCATGACTTCCAATGCTATGATGATCCAATCATTCTCTTGACAAATCTCTTTTACTAACTGCTTGAATCGTTCTTCTACTTTGTTCACCAGTACCTTTCTTCGGTAGCGTGAGCAGAAAACAAAATGATAGTTGATGAGAGATACAGTCGTTTGAGTTCTTCTATATTCTTGTTCCATAGTCTGATTTTATCAGTTTAATTAATACACTACTACAAAAAGGACAAAAAAATAAAAATAAAAGATTGTTGCTCTAAGCATCCCCTACAAAGGGGATACCGAGCAACGCCGCCTTTCATCCCACGATTGAAACCGTGGGCTTTCAGTCGGCAAAGTTCTGTAATTTAAGAGTAGTTAAGAGTAGTAAATGTATGGTCTAGAACTAGTCTTAGAGTTTCCATGGCATATCCTTTACCATTATGATTCTTGCTTTGGATAGGTTACAGTTTATTGGACAGAAAAAATAAGGTCAATTACACTTGTTTCAAAGGGACATGAAACGAGGAGAATTGATTATGACAAGAAGAAAAAGACGTACTTTTACCGAGGAGTTTAAACACCAAATTGTTCAATTGCATCAAAGTGGGAAACCAAGAAGTGAAATTATCAAAGAGTATGATCTTACTCCATCTGCTGTAGATAAGTGGATCAGGCAGAGTCAGAACAGTGGCTCCTTTAAAGAAAAGGACAACCGAACAACCGAAGAAGCTGAATTAATTCAGCTTCGGAAAGAGCTTCAACGTTTACGAATGGAAAACGATATTTTAAAGCAAGCCGCGCTGATCATGGGACGAAAGTAAATGTGATCCGAAATAATCGTCACAAATACTCAGTATCAGCAATGTGCGAAGTCCTACAACTCCCTAGAAGCACTTACTATTATGAAAAAAAGAATAGAAAGTCCTTGAAGAATACGATCACGTCTGTGATCGTAGACATCTTTCAAAAAAGCCGTCTAACCTATGGTACACGAAAAATTAAAGTGGAATTAAAAAAACGGGGATGGATCATTTCTAGAAGACGAATCGGACGAATCATGAACCAACAAGGGCTTATTTCAAAGTACACCATCGCCCAGTTCAAAAAGAGCCGAAGTACCAAGCCATTTCAATGGCAATGTAGTTCACGTTACTTTCATACTATTAAGTCGTTTTAAAGGTATATCCATTTCGATCTCATACTCAAACCCTTCTCCTCGTGATGATCGTATTTCTGAAGATCGCCTACGAGAACCATTTTTCCAGCCGAAGCCTTTGCCAGTCCTATCCAGCAGAAGAACACCCTATGGAGACAAAGTGAGCAGCACTTCTCTTTAAATCTTCCGTACTGCTTTGCTCACTCCCCATAGGGCGTTTTGGACCGGACTAGAGAAACTTATGAAGGAAATAGGTCGGACTTACGAGAAGGTAGAAACCCTCTATTGTTCAACGCAAATTCATCTCTCACTTTCGCTATGCTGAGAAGTGGGAGTATTCTCATCTATAATAGATAAAATCAATAGACTAGGTGCTTTCTATATTCAACCTACTGCTTCATCCTTGGATCTAATATATCCCGCAATCCATCCCCAAACAAGTTAAAACCAAGTACTGTTATCATAATCGCCAACCCTGGGAAAATCATCGTCCATGGCGCTAACTGCATATAAGCTCTCGCATCTGCCAACATCGTACCCCACTCCGGCTCTGGCGGTTGAGCACCTAAACCTAAAAATCCTAACCCAGCCGCCTCAATCACCGCAGTAGCAAACCCAAGCGTTCCTTGTACAATAATCGGAGTCCAACAATTAGGAAGAATATGCTGAAACAAAATCCGACTATTCTTCATCCCAATCGCTCGTGCCGCTAGCACATAATCTTCTTCCTTGATCCTCAGTACTTGAGAACGCATCAATCGTCCAAAAGTTGGAACATTAATAATCGCAATCGCAATCAGCGCATTTCCCAGACCATAACCAAGCATCGCCACAATCGCAATCGCTAACAAAATCCCTGGAAAAGCGAGCAAAATGTCAAAAATACGGGAAATAATTGTATCTCTCCAGCCACTATAATAACCAGCGATTAGCCCCAGCAAACTTCCTACCATAATCGAACCAGAAATCGCTGCAAATCCAATCCAGAGGGAGATTCGAGAACCATAAACCACACGAGTGAAAATATCCCGCCCCATCTCGTCCGTACCAAACCAATGCTCTGCTGAGGGCGCCTGGAAAATATCTGGACTATGCTCCGAATAACTATAAGAAGTAATCAAAGGAGCAATTAACGCAATCAACACAAAAAAGATCACAATCAATGCACCAATTAGTGCAGAACGATGGCGGTAAACGGACCGAATAAATTCCATAAGTGGAGATTCAGTCGGCTCGACCAGTTCTGGATTTTGGTTTGGTTTCATCACAACGGGTGGCATTTCCATTTAATCTCGCTCCTTCCCGTATTCAATTCTCGGATCAATCCATGCATATAATAAGTCCACTATTAAATTAATCAGGACGAAAATGACCGCAACGACCAGAATTCCAGACTGGATTACTGTGTAATCACGTGATTCAATCGCCTCATAAATATATCTACCAACCCCCGGCCAACTGAAAATGGTCTCTGTCAGCACAGCTCCACCGAGCAAAGATCCCATCTGTAAACCAATAACTGTTAAAATCGGAATACTGGCATTTTTTAGTGTATGTTTATAAATAACCCAAAACTCAGATAATCCTTTCGCACGAGCTGTACGAATATAATCGGAACGCATCACTTCTAACATACTGGAACGGGTCATCCGCGCAATAATCGCCATCGGAATCGTCGCTAAAGCAACTGCTGGCAAAACCAGATGATTCCATACATCTATCAATATGTTCATATTTCCTCGAAGCAAAGAATCCAACAAATAGAAATTCGTAATCGGTTCAAAGACCAAACGAGAGTTAAGACGACCACTTGCTGGAAAGATATCGAGATTTTGTGCAAACAGCCACTGCTCCATCAGCCCCAACCAAAAAACAGGAATGGAAACGCCAATAAGAGCTATCATCATTGTAGTCCAATCAATCACTGTATTTTGCCGCCAGGCAGCTAAAACCCCTAAGTTAATCCCAAAAAATACGGCAATAATCATACTAGCAAAAGCAAGCTCAGTTGTTGCCGCTAAAAAAGGGATAATTTCTTTCGCAATCGGTTCATTGGTAACAAGTGAATTACCAAGATCACCCTGTAATAATCCCTTAAGATAATGAAAATATTGAATATACCAAGGATGATTAAGTCCTAGCTCTTCCTTTACTCTTTCAACCGCTTCTGGAGTGGCCTTATCCCCTAATATTGTTTGTACTGGATCTCCAGGAATAGCATGAACAATCGCAAAGGTAATGATGGATAGCCCAATCAGGACAGGGATCAACATCGAAATTCTGCGAACAATGTACGCCATCATGCTATTTCACCTACCTTGAATGGTGTATGTAAAGGGTGGCAAATCAAAATGCCACCCATATTTCCTGCTTCCATTTATCCCGTCCTAACGGGCAGTAAGACCCCCACCTCCAAACTCTAAGAAGTAAAGAGACTTAGGCGGGGGATAACTGCCCATAAGAACCCGAT encodes the following:
- the tnpA gene encoding IS200/IS605 family transposase; translation: MEQEYRRTQTTVSLINYHFVFCSRYRRKVLVNKVEERFKQLVKEICQENDWIIIALEVMPDHCQVFLNCLPTDSPSDVMARVKGVTSRRLRQEFKHLSHLQSLWTRSFFVSTAGNVSSDTIKRYVEAQKTRG
- a CDS encoding ABC transporter permease; translation: MPPVVMKPNQNPELVEPTESPLMEFIRSVYRHRSALIGALIVIFFVLIALIAPLITSYSYSEHSPDIFQAPSAEHWFGTDEMGRDIFTRVVYGSRISLWIGFAAISGSIMVGSLLGLIAGYYSGWRDTIISRIFDILLAFPGILLAIAIVAMLGYGLGNALIAIAIINVPTFGRLMRSQVLRIKEEDYVLAARAIGMKNSRILFQHILPNCWTPIIVQGTLGFATAVIEAAGLGFLGLGAQPPEPEWGTMLADARAYMQLAPWTMIFPGLAIMITVLGFNLFGDGLRDILDPRMKQ
- a CDS encoding ABC transporter permease, whose amino-acid sequence is MMAYIVRRISMLIPVLIGLSIITFAIVHAIPGDPVQTILGDKATPEAVERVKEELGLNHPWYIQYFHYLKGLLQGDLGNSLVTNEPIAKEIIPFLAATTELAFASMIIAVFFGINLGVLAAWRQNTVIDWTTMMIALIGVSIPVFWLGLMEQWLFAQNLDIFPASGRLNSRLVFEPITNFYLLDSLLRGNMNILIDVWNHLVLPAVALATIPMAIIARMTRSSMLEVMRSDYIRTARAKGLSEFWVIYKHTLKNASIPILTVIGLQMGSLLGGAVLTETIFSWPGVGRYIYEAIESRDYTVIQSGILVVAVIFVLINLIVDLLYAWIDPRIEYGKERD